A window of Citrus sinensis cultivar Valencia sweet orange chromosome 7, DVS_A1.0, whole genome shotgun sequence contains these coding sequences:
- the LOC102615177 gene encoding plant intracellular Ras-group-related LRR protein 4 — protein MESCVQSIDEAVEEIMRIHKSLPERPGIEEIEAAKTLIRNVEKEDQARVESIARQTKSPDVPEELFMVLQEMQKNLVYFQSKEQKREALKLLDLENVHALFDEYIQRASQCLASSSASNTNSNSAVKKSKPPPTSTSESTAAASATASTYNNIKSSTNLLYAEKEPVSVKTSELFTRDDSYVKKAKSSFYSDGMGVVGTVVSSTPQIHDSTLKSGAVSGQDGEKLSLIKLASLIEVSSKKGTRDLNLQNKLMDNIEWLPDSIGKLSSLVSLDLSENRIVAVPATIGGLSSLKKLDLHANRIIELPDSIGDLLSLVYLDLRGNQISALPVALSRLVRLEELDLGSNNLSSLPDSIGSLISLKKLIVETNDLEELPHTIGQCSSLRELRVDYNRLKALPEAVGKIHTLEVLSVRYNNIKQLPTTMSSLSSLRELDVSFNELESVPESLCFATTLVKMNIGNNFADLRALPRSIGNLEMLEELDISNNQIRVLPDSFRMLSRLRVLRVQENPLEVPPRNIVEMGAQAVVQYMADLVEKRDAKTQPVKQKKSWVEMCFFSRSNKRKRNGMDYVKA, from the exons atggagAGTTGCGTGCAATCAATAGATGAAGCTGTGGAAGAGATTATGAGAATTCACAAATCATTACCGGAGAGACCGGGAATCGAGGAAATAGAAGCGGCGAAAACATTGATTCGAAATGTAGAGAAGGAAGATCAAGCGAGAGTGGAAAGCATAGCGAGGCAAACAAAGAGTCCTGATGTGCCGGAAGAGCTGTTCATGGTATTGCAAGAGATGCAGAAGAATTTAGTCTACTTTCAAAGCAAAGAACAGAAGCGCGAGGCGTTGAAGTTGCTGGATCTCGAAAATGTTCACGCTTTGTTCGATGAATATATTCAAAGAGCTTCTCAATGTCTCGCTTCTTCTTCAGCGTCTAATACTAATTCTAATTCCGCGGTTAAGAAGAGTAAGCCGCCGCCAACTTCAACTTCCGAATCAACTGCAGCTGCTTCTGCGACTGCCAGTacttacaataatattaagaGTTCGACGAACTTGCTTTACGCTGAGAAAGAGCCCGTCTCCGTCAAGACTTCGGAATTGTTTACTAGAGATGATAGTTATGTGAAGAAGGCCAAGTCTTCGTTTTATTCCGATGGAATGGGAGTTGTTGGAACCGTTGTTTCCTCCACGCCTCAGATACACGATTCCACTCTCAAATCCGGTGCCGTTTCTG GTCAAGATGGTGAGAAGTTGAGCTTAATTAAGTTGGCTAGTTTGATTGAGGTTTCTTCCAAGAAAGGGACTCGAGATCTCAATCTTCAAAACAAATTGATGGATAATATCGAATGGCTGCCTGACTCAATTGGAAAGCTATCGAGTTTGGTTTCCCTAGATTTGTCTGAGAATCGGATTGTGGCCGTGCCCGCTACAATTGGGGGTCTTTCTTCACTGAAGAAATTGGATTTGCACGCTAATAGAATTATTGAACTCCCAGATTCCATTGGAGATCTCCTTAGCCTGGTCTATTTGGATTTGAGGGGAAACCAGATATCAGCTCTGCCAGTTGCATTAAGCAGATTGGTACGGCTGGAAGAACTTGATTTgggttcaaataatttatcttcTCTCCCTGATTCGATAGGTTCACTCATTAGTCTTAAGAAGTTGATTGTAGAGACAAATGATCTTGAAGAGCTTCCACATACAATTGGTCAGTGTTCTTCACTTCGGGAGCTTCGTGTGGATTATAACCGCCTTAAAGCCCTTCCAGAGGCTGTAGGGAAGATACACACGCTTGAGGTTCTGTCTGTTCGCTATAATAACATCAAACAGTTGCCTACAACAATGTCATCTTTGTCAAGCCTGAGGGAGCTCGATGTAAGTTTTAATGAGCTTGAGTCAGTCCCCGAGAGCTTATGTTTTGCTACAACACTTGTCAAGATGAACATAGGAAACAATTTTGCTGATCTGCGTGCCTTGCCGAGATCTATTGGAAACCTTGAGATGCTTGAAGAGTTGGATATTAGCAATAACCAGATCCGGGTGCTACCAGACTCTTTCAGGATGCTATCACGATTACGTGTCCTCCGCGTTCAGGAAAATCCTTTGGAAGTGCCTCCTAGAAATATAGTTGAAATGGGTGCTCAg GCAGTTGTCCAGTACATGGCTGATCTTGTTGAAAAGAGAGATGCCAAAACACAACCTGTTAAGCAAAAAAAGAGTTGGGTTGAGATGTGTTTTTTCTCAAGGTCTAACAAAAGGAAGCGCAATGGTATGGACTATGTGAAAGCTTGA
- the LOC102614879 gene encoding eukaryotic translation initiation factor 6-2, giving the protein MATRLMFENSCEVGVFSKLTNAYCLVAIGGSESFYSTFEAELADVIPVVKTSIGGTRIIGRLCAGNKNGLLLPHTTTDQELQHLRNSLPDQVVVQRIEERLSALGNCIACNDHVALTHTDLDRETEEMIADVLGVEVFRQTIAGNILVGSYCSFSNRGGLVHPHTSIEDLDELSTLLQVPLVAGTVNRGSEVIAAGLTVNDWTAFCGSDTTATELSVIESVFKLREAQPSALVDEMRKSLIDSYV; this is encoded by the exons ATGGCAACCA GGCTTATGTTTGAGAATTCATGTGAGGTTGGTGTGTTTTCCAAGCTCACTAATGCTTATTGCTTGGTTGCAATTGGAGGTTCTGAAAGCTTCTACag CACATTTGAGGCTGAGTTAGCAGATGTCATTCCTGTTGTTAAAACATCTATTGGTGGCACTAGGATTATCGGCCGGCTTTGTGCTG GAAACAAAAATGGGCTTCTCTTGCCACACACTACCACAGACCAAG AACTTCAACACTTGAGGAACAGCCTACCTGATCAAGTTGTCGTTCAGCGTATTGAAGAGAGGCTATCTGCCCTGGGCAATTGTATAGCATGCAACGACCATGTTGCTCTTACACACACAGATCTTGACAGG GAAACAGAGGAAATGATTGCAGATGTTCTTGGAGTAGAAGTTTTTAGGCAGACAATTGCTGGTAATATCCTTGTTGGCAGTTACTGTTCCTTCTCCAACAGAGGAGGCTtg GTCCACCCTCACACATCCATTGAAGACTTGGATGAACTTTCAACTCTCTTGCAAGTACCTTTGGTGGCTGGGACTGTGAACCGTGGAAGCGAAGTCATAGCTGCTGGGTTAACTGTGAATGACTGGACAGCATTCTGTGGATCAGACACCACAGCAACTGAACTCTCTGTTATTGAGAGTGTTTTCAAGTTGAGGGAAGCTCAACCTAGTGCCCTTGTGGACGAGATGAGGAAATCTTTAATTGACAGTTATGTCTAA
- the LOC102614387 gene encoding mitochondrial phosphate carrier protein 1, mitochondrial-like isoform X2, whose amino-acid sequence MKLKMIKEIEMVKGRNHHGSGVIRLRGEEKEKVKGHHSICAIGGMLSAGTSHLAITPLDVLKVNMQVHPIKYSSIASCYTTLLKEQGPSTFWRGWAAKFFGYGAQGGCRFGLYEYFKSLYSSVLGDCNRSSVFFLSSASAEVFANVALCPFEAIKVQVQAQPHFAKGLADGIPKLYASEGIFGTKEDCSKTQQLGVTCIAGYAAGSFGSFISNPADNIVASLYNKKADSLMLAVKKIGLISLFTRSLPIRIMLVGPVVTLQWFFYDTIKVLSGLPTSGELAIEVEVVGNKE is encoded by the exons ATGAAGCTAAAGATGATTAAAGAAATAGAGATGGTGAAAGGACGAAATCATCATGGTTCTGGTGTAATAAGACTGAGAGGAGAAGAGAAGGAGAAAGTAAAAGGGCATCACAGTATTTGCGCCATTGGAGGAATGCTCAGTGCTGGCACATCCCATCTCGCTATCACTCCACTCGATGTCCTCAAAGTCAATATGCAG GTGCATCCCATTAAATATAGTAGCATTGCCTCATGCTATACTACCCTGTTGAAAGAACAAGGCCCTTCTACCTTTTGGAGAGGTTGGGCTGCCAAGTTTTTTGGTTACGGTGCTCAAGGGGGTTGCAGATTTGGTTTGTACGAGTACTTCAAGAGCCTCTATTCCAGCGTGTTGGGAGATTGCAACAGGAGCTCGGTTTTCTTTCTTAGTAGTGCATCTGCTGAAGTTTTTGCCAACGTGGCCCTCTGTCCTTTTGAAGCCATCAAAGTTCAGGTTCAAGCACAGCCTCATTTTGCTAAGGGCTTGGCTGATGGCATTCCTAAGCTTTATGCATCCGAAGGGATCTTCGG AACAAAGGAGGATTGCTCAAAGACTCAACAACTCGGGGTAACATGTATAGCTGGCTATGCTGCTGGATCTTTTGGTAGCTTTATTTCTAATCCAGCTGACAACATTGTTGCTTCTCTTTATAACAAAAAGGCTGATAGCCTGATGCTG GCTGTGAAGAAAATTGGGTTGATCAGTTTATTTACAAGAAGCCTTCCCATTCGGATAATGCTCGTTGGACCAGTGGTGACTTTGCAGTGGTTTTTCTATGACACCATTAAAGTTTTAAGTGGATT GCCAACTAGTGGAGAACTTGCCATTGAAGTTGAAGTAGTCGGAAACAAGGAGTAG
- the LOC102614387 gene encoding mitochondrial phosphate carrier protein 1, mitochondrial-like isoform X1 — protein MKLKMIKEIEMVKGRNHHGSGVIRLRGEEKEKVKGHHSICAIGGMLSAGTSHLAITPLDVLKVNMQVHPIKYSSIASCYTTLLKEQGPSTFWRGWAAKFFGYGAQGGCRFGLYEYFKSLYSSVLGDCNRSSVFFLSSASAEVFANVALCPFEAIKVQVQAQPHFAKGLADGIPKLYASEGIFGFYRGLIPLLGRNLPFSIVMFSTFEHSVDFFYRNVLRRTKEDCSKTQQLGVTCIAGYAAGSFGSFISNPADNIVASLYNKKADSLMLAVKKIGLISLFTRSLPIRIMLVGPVVTLQWFFYDTIKVLSGLPTSGELAIEVEVVGNKE, from the exons ATGAAGCTAAAGATGATTAAAGAAATAGAGATGGTGAAAGGACGAAATCATCATGGTTCTGGTGTAATAAGACTGAGAGGAGAAGAGAAGGAGAAAGTAAAAGGGCATCACAGTATTTGCGCCATTGGAGGAATGCTCAGTGCTGGCACATCCCATCTCGCTATCACTCCACTCGATGTCCTCAAAGTCAATATGCAG GTGCATCCCATTAAATATAGTAGCATTGCCTCATGCTATACTACCCTGTTGAAAGAACAAGGCCCTTCTACCTTTTGGAGAGGTTGGGCTGCCAAGTTTTTTGGTTACGGTGCTCAAGGGGGTTGCAGATTTGGTTTGTACGAGTACTTCAAGAGCCTCTATTCCAGCGTGTTGGGAGATTGCAACAGGAGCTCGGTTTTCTTTCTTAGTAGTGCATCTGCTGAAGTTTTTGCCAACGTGGCCCTCTGTCCTTTTGAAGCCATCAAAGTTCAGGTTCAAGCACAGCCTCATTTTGCTAAGGGCTTGGCTGATGGCATTCCTAAGCTTTATGCATCCGAAGGGATCTTCGG TTTTTATAGAGGGCTAATTCCACTTTTGGGTCGAAACCTCCCAT TCTCTATAGTTATGTTCTCGACATTCGAGCATTCTGTTGACTTTTTTTATCGGAATGTTCTTCGAAGAACAAAGGAGGATTGCTCAAAGACTCAACAACTCGGGGTAACATGTATAGCTGGCTATGCTGCTGGATCTTTTGGTAGCTTTATTTCTAATCCAGCTGACAACATTGTTGCTTCTCTTTATAACAAAAAGGCTGATAGCCTGATGCTG GCTGTGAAGAAAATTGGGTTGATCAGTTTATTTACAAGAAGCCTTCCCATTCGGATAATGCTCGTTGGACCAGTGGTGACTTTGCAGTGGTTTTTCTATGACACCATTAAAGTTTTAAGTGGATT GCCAACTAGTGGAGAACTTGCCATTGAAGTTGAAGTAGTCGGAAACAAGGAGTAG
- the LOC102613897 gene encoding uncharacterized protein LOC102613897 isoform X1 encodes MDSTDRASLEKRPGILIIGSSNVGKRTILSRLLSVNFEDASDSSSELLVNGSWTINTKYYTADVSLWMAHLHEEFSIRSLPISDQLTALVMVFNLNDLSTLDALKHWVPSIDLQKFEILLCIGNKVDLLPGHPVHAEYRRRLLKREESSADPDFCQSGISETEGSSLLGDEEPSWEIRRSCLEWCTVHRIEYIEACASNVDFDKCLSIDGDSQGVERLYGALSAHMWPGMVLKSGDKITEPSLPVKEESSEEESDFEFDYEELSAGSADPWDDSEEVWVSANGMSRVPDTEGSAAQNNSVKECNQENIKTVDYSGPEPSTSRGTSEDQNDNAMLQKTDEPDKASEFDRGTHFDFEDLDQLMSEIGNMRNNLRLLPDFQRREMAAKLAMKMAAMFGSSSDVEEGLD; translated from the exons ATGGATTCAACGGATCGAGCTTCACTTGAGAAGCGACCCGGAATCTTAATAATTGGATCCTCCAACGTTGGCAAACGCACCATCCTTTCCC GATTACTTTCGGTTAATTTTGAAGACGCCTCTGATTCGTCATCCGAACTGCTTGTTAATGG CAGCTGGACTATCAACACCAAGTATTATACTGCTGATGTTTCACTATGGATGGCTCATCTTCATGAGGAATTCTCGATTCGGTCCCTTCCCATATCAGACCAGCTGACTGCTTTAGTGATGGTTTTCAACCTCAATGAT CTGTCAACACTAGATGCACTGAAACACTGGGTGCCCAGCATTGATCttcaaaagtttgaaatattgTTGTGTATTGGGAACAAAGTGGATCTCCTTCCTGGTCATCCCGTTCATGCTGAATATAGAAGGCGCCTGCTGAAGCGCGAAGAGTCTTCTGCTGATCCTGATTTCTGTCAGTCTGGAATTTCTGAAACTGAGGGAAGCAGTTTGTTGGGGGACGAAGAACCATCCTGGGAGATTAGGAGGTCGTGTTTGGAGTGGTGCACTGTGCATCGCATTGAATATATTGAAGCTTGTGCTtctaatgttgattttgacaaAT GTTTGTCTATTGATGGTGATTCACAAGGAGTTGAACGATTATACGGTGCTCTTTCTGCTCATATGTGGCCTGGAATGGTCCTGAAATCTGGTGATAAGATAACTGAGCCGTCATTGCCAGTGAAAGAAG AGTCGTCGGAAGAAGAGtctgattttgaatttgattatgaAGAGTTATCTGCGGGTTCAGCTGATCCATGGGATGATTCGGAAGAAGTTTGGGTTTCTGCAAATGGAATGAGCAGAGTCCCAGATACAGAAGGGTCAGCTGCTCAGAACAATTCTGTCAAAGAATGCAATCAAGAGAATATAAAAACAGTTGACTATTCGGGGCCAGAACCATCTACGTCGAGGGGTACATCGGAGGATCAGAACGACAATGCAATGTTGCAAAAAACTGATGAACCTGATAAAGCCTCAGAATTTGATAGGGGTACACATTTTGACTTTGAGGATTTGGATCAGTTGATGTCTGAGATAGGAAACATGCGAAACAACTTGAGGTTGTTGCCTGATTTTCAAAGGAGGGAAATGGCTGCTAAGCTGGCTATGAAAATGGCTGCTATGTTTGGCAGCAGCAGTGATGTTGAAGAGGGATTAGATTGA
- the LOC102613897 gene encoding uncharacterized protein LOC102613897 isoform X2, protein MDSTDRASLEKRPGILIIGSSNVGKRTILSRLLSVNFEDASDSSSELLVNGWTINTKYYTADVSLWMAHLHEEFSIRSLPISDQLTALVMVFNLNDLSTLDALKHWVPSIDLQKFEILLCIGNKVDLLPGHPVHAEYRRRLLKREESSADPDFCQSGISETEGSSLLGDEEPSWEIRRSCLEWCTVHRIEYIEACASNVDFDKCLSIDGDSQGVERLYGALSAHMWPGMVLKSGDKITEPSLPVKEESSEEESDFEFDYEELSAGSADPWDDSEEVWVSANGMSRVPDTEGSAAQNNSVKECNQENIKTVDYSGPEPSTSRGTSEDQNDNAMLQKTDEPDKASEFDRGTHFDFEDLDQLMSEIGNMRNNLRLLPDFQRREMAAKLAMKMAAMFGSSSDVEEGLD, encoded by the exons ATGGATTCAACGGATCGAGCTTCACTTGAGAAGCGACCCGGAATCTTAATAATTGGATCCTCCAACGTTGGCAAACGCACCATCCTTTCCC GATTACTTTCGGTTAATTTTGAAGACGCCTCTGATTCGTCATCCGAACTGCTTGTTAATGG CTGGACTATCAACACCAAGTATTATACTGCTGATGTTTCACTATGGATGGCTCATCTTCATGAGGAATTCTCGATTCGGTCCCTTCCCATATCAGACCAGCTGACTGCTTTAGTGATGGTTTTCAACCTCAATGAT CTGTCAACACTAGATGCACTGAAACACTGGGTGCCCAGCATTGATCttcaaaagtttgaaatattgTTGTGTATTGGGAACAAAGTGGATCTCCTTCCTGGTCATCCCGTTCATGCTGAATATAGAAGGCGCCTGCTGAAGCGCGAAGAGTCTTCTGCTGATCCTGATTTCTGTCAGTCTGGAATTTCTGAAACTGAGGGAAGCAGTTTGTTGGGGGACGAAGAACCATCCTGGGAGATTAGGAGGTCGTGTTTGGAGTGGTGCACTGTGCATCGCATTGAATATATTGAAGCTTGTGCTtctaatgttgattttgacaaAT GTTTGTCTATTGATGGTGATTCACAAGGAGTTGAACGATTATACGGTGCTCTTTCTGCTCATATGTGGCCTGGAATGGTCCTGAAATCTGGTGATAAGATAACTGAGCCGTCATTGCCAGTGAAAGAAG AGTCGTCGGAAGAAGAGtctgattttgaatttgattatgaAGAGTTATCTGCGGGTTCAGCTGATCCATGGGATGATTCGGAAGAAGTTTGGGTTTCTGCAAATGGAATGAGCAGAGTCCCAGATACAGAAGGGTCAGCTGCTCAGAACAATTCTGTCAAAGAATGCAATCAAGAGAATATAAAAACAGTTGACTATTCGGGGCCAGAACCATCTACGTCGAGGGGTACATCGGAGGATCAGAACGACAATGCAATGTTGCAAAAAACTGATGAACCTGATAAAGCCTCAGAATTTGATAGGGGTACACATTTTGACTTTGAGGATTTGGATCAGTTGATGTCTGAGATAGGAAACATGCGAAACAACTTGAGGTTGTTGCCTGATTTTCAAAGGAGGGAAATGGCTGCTAAGCTGGCTATGAAAATGGCTGCTATGTTTGGCAGCAGCAGTGATGTTGAAGAGGGATTAGATTGA
- the LOC102613602 gene encoding MLO-like protein 10, translating into MKIMLPLYYWCVFLVGLGAAAGSGTGSSSTERELNQTPTWAVAGVCTVIILISILLEKSLHKLGTWFTERHKRALFEALEKIKAELMVLGFISLILTFGQSYISKICIPSKVADTMLPCKADGKHDASDTSGDEHEHRRRLLWFQHRYLAAAATSTECEKGSEPLITVEALHQLHILIFFLAVFHVLYSAITMMLGRLKIRGWKKWEEETSTHDYEFSNDPSRFRLTHETSFVRAHTSFWTRIPFFFYVGCFFRQFFRSVSRADYLTLRNGFINVHLAPGSKFNFQKYIKRSLEDDFKIVVGVSPVLWTSFVVFLLLNVNGWHALFWASLIPLIIILAIGTELQSILTKMALEISERHAVVQGIPLVQGSDQYFWFGRPQLVLHLIHFALFQNAFQITYFFWIWYSFSLKSCFHANFTLAIMKVALGVGVLFLCSYITLPLYALVTQMGSQMKKSIFDEQTSKALKRWHMAVKKRKKRGKSSTRTLGESVSPSPSTVYSSGGHTLHRFKTTGHSTRSYTYEDRDLSDYEADPLSPTSSTGNLIINMDRDDDGVAEVSEAHHGDETSNGDDFSFVKPASAKEP; encoded by the exons ATGAAAATAATGTTGCCCTTATATTATTGGTGTGTTTTTTTGGTGGGTCTGGGAGCAGCAGCCGGGTCTGGAACAGGGAGTAGCAGCACCGAAAGGGAGCTTAATCAGACACCCACTTGGGCTGTTGCTGGTGTTTGTACAGTTATCATTCTCATTTCCATTCTCTTGGAAAAGAGTCTTCACAAACTTGGAACG TGGTTTACGGAGAGGCACAAGAGAGCTCTGTTTGAAGCCCTCGAGAAGATCAAAGCTG AGCTTATGGTTCTGGGGTTCATTTCACTCATACTCACTTTTGGGCAGAGCTATATTTCCAAAATATGTATTCCTTCAAAGGTTGCAGACACCATGCTGCCGTGCAAGGCTGATGGCAAACACGACGCTTCAGACACTAGTGGTGATGAACATGAACATCGCAGAAGACTCTTGTGGTTCCAACACAGATACTTAGCTGCTGCCGCTACTTCAACTGAATGCGAGAAG GGTAGTGAACCACTTATAACAGTCGAGGCACTGCACCAATTACACATCCTCATATTCTTCTTAGCAGTCTTTCATGTGTTATACAGTGCTATTACCATGATGCTTGGGAGGCTAAAG ATCCGGGGCTGGAAGAAGTGGGAGGAGGAGACTTCAACACATGACTATGAATTTTCAAATG ATCCTTCCAGATTCAGGCTTACTCATGAGACATCTTTTGTGAGAGCACACACCAGTTTCTGGACAAGGATTCCTTTCTTCTTCTATGTT GGATGCTTCTTTCGACAATTCTTCAGGTCTGTTAGTAGGGCTGACTACTTGACACTGCGCAATGGATTTATCAAT GTCCATTTAGCTCCCGGAAGTAAATTCAACTTCcagaaatatattaaaagatcatTAGAGGATGACTTCAAGATCGTTGTTGGAGTAAG TCCTGTGTTGTGGACATCGTTTGTGGTTTTCTTGCTCTTGAATGTTAATG GGTGGCATGCATTGTTTTGGGCATCCTTAATCCCTTTGATC ATAATCTTAGCTATTGGAACAGAgcttcaatccattttgaCAAAGATGGCTCTTGAAATTTCAGAAAGACATGCAGTGGTTCAAGGGATACCTCTTGTACAAGGCTCAGACCAATACTTTTGGTTTGGTCGGCCTCAGTTAGTGCTTCATCTCATCCATTTTGCTTTGTTTCAG AATGCATTCCAGATTACATATTTCTTCTGGATATGG TACTCTTTTTCGTTGAAGTCTTGCTTCCATGCAAATTTCACCCTTGCAATAATGAAAGTTGCTTTAGG GGTTGGGGTCCTATTTCTATGCAGTTACATCACTCTTCCATTATATGCACTTGTTACTCAG ATGGGTTCACAAATGAAGAAATCAATCTTTGATGAACAAACATCCAAGGCCCTTAAGAGGTGGCACATGGCTGtgaaaaagaggaagaagagagGAAAGTCCTCAACTCGAACCCTTGGTGAAAGTGTAAGCCCCAGCCCTTCAACAGTTTACTCTTCTGGAGGACACACACTGCATCGTTTCAAAACTACTGGTCACTCAACCCGCTCATATACCTATGAGGACCGTGATCTATCTGATTATGAAGCTGATCCATTATCACCCACATCATCAACGGGCAACTTAATTATAAACATGGATCGTGATGATGATGGAGTAGCCGAAGTAAGTGAAGCCCATCATGGGGATGAAACCAGCAATGGAGATGACTTCTCATTTGTGAAGCCTGCCTCTGCGAAAGAACCATGA